Proteins encoded by one window of Trueperaceae bacterium:
- the pilM gene encoding type IV pilus assembly protein PilM — translation MSSLRERLSRWLSPRIEAVGLEVGTSALKVVELRPGTPPSLSALALRPMPPGLIQDDQVTDAQGLAEEIKALFHDAGISRRFTVTAVSNRQAITRNIHVPRMTVQELDEAIKWEAERYIPFPIDEVMLDYFVLDNPEDVEEGGQLEVVIAAARLDEVTQQVEYLKQAGLEPYVIDVKPFSLLRSLKGSLLGEHLTRTTLAGDLYTEANEIGVVLEIAASTSTVTLVRGQRVLMNRNINVSGDDFTAAIQRAFGLDFDSAEEVKIEYGTATIPTEDEEDLLNFDAKREQFSPGRVYEALRPVLVELTTEIRRSLEFFRVQSGDANISRMLVTGGGAKLRGLPEAIGDALGFRVELGDPWLTINVDENRFDTQYLKKVASEFAVPLGLALRGVAGVD, via the coding sequence ATGTCCTCATTGCGCGAGCGCTTGTCGCGCTGGCTGAGTCCCAGGATCGAGGCCGTCGGTCTCGAGGTCGGGACGAGCGCGCTGAAGGTGGTGGAGCTGCGACCAGGCACCCCGCCCTCGCTGAGCGCGCTGGCGTTGCGGCCGATGCCGCCCGGCCTCATCCAGGACGACCAGGTGACCGACGCCCAGGGCTTGGCCGAGGAGATCAAGGCCCTGTTCCACGACGCCGGCATCAGCCGGCGTTTCACGGTCACCGCGGTGAGCAACCGCCAGGCGATCACGAGGAACATCCACGTGCCGCGCATGACGGTCCAGGAGCTCGACGAGGCCATCAAGTGGGAGGCGGAGCGCTACATCCCCTTCCCCATCGACGAGGTCATGCTCGACTACTTCGTCCTCGACAACCCCGAGGACGTCGAGGAGGGCGGCCAGCTCGAGGTCGTGATCGCCGCGGCGCGGCTCGACGAGGTCACGCAGCAGGTCGAGTACCTGAAGCAGGCGGGCCTCGAGCCCTACGTCATAGACGTCAAGCCGTTCTCGCTCCTCCGCTCCCTGAAGGGCTCGCTGCTCGGCGAGCACCTCACGCGGACGACGCTGGCCGGCGACCTCTACACGGAGGCCAACGAGATCGGCGTGGTCCTCGAGATCGCCGCCAGCACCTCGACGGTCACGCTCGTGCGGGGCCAGCGCGTGCTGATGAACCGCAACATCAACGTCTCGGGCGACGACTTCACGGCCGCGATCCAGCGCGCCTTCGGGCTGGACTTCGACAGCGCCGAGGAGGTCAAGATCGAGTACGGCACCGCTACGATCCCCACCGAGGACGAGGAGGACCTCCTCAACTTCGACGCCAAGCGCGAGCAGTTCTCCCCCGGACGCGTCTACGAGGCGCTGCGCCCGGTGCTCGTCGAGCTGACGACGGAGATCAGGCGCTCGCTCGAGTTCTTCCGCGTCCAGAGCGGCGACGCGAACATCAGCCGCATGCTCGTCACGGGCGGCGGCGCCAAGCTGCGCGGGCTGCCCGAGGCCATCGGCGACGCGCTCGGCTTCCGCGTCGAGCTCGGGGACCCGTGGCTGACCATCAACGTGGACGAGAACCGCTTCGACACGCAGTACCTGAAGAAGGTCGCGTCCGAGTTCGCGGTGCCTCTCGGACTGGCGCTGCGGGGGGTGGCGGGCGTTGACTGA
- the pilO gene encoding type 4a pilus biogenesis protein PilO has product MRLGNFSFSKLRQRDIAIITIVLSLVAGALWYFYMYRPTQDRITQLETDIAQLDIEIRRGEDARRNLPDLRLAVAQLEEDRRVFLSELPRESDISGLIDQLRVSAADADVTVQSLSQGSANEQIQDVRPIGFSVQTQGTYGDTMQFLAGLEGLQRFTKIGRVSLALEDNTSTDPLLNASYDFTVYVYTGDDPGELE; this is encoded by the coding sequence GTGAGGCTCGGCAACTTCAGCTTCAGCAAGCTGCGTCAGCGCGACATCGCGATCATCACCATCGTCCTGTCGCTGGTCGCGGGGGCCCTCTGGTACTTCTACATGTACCGGCCCACGCAGGACCGGATCACGCAGCTCGAGACCGACATCGCCCAGCTGGACATCGAGATCAGGCGCGGCGAGGACGCCAGGCGCAACCTGCCTGACCTCCGCCTCGCCGTGGCGCAGCTCGAGGAGGACCGCCGCGTGTTCCTCTCCGAGCTGCCGCGCGAGAGCGACATCTCCGGCCTCATCGACCAGCTCAGGGTGTCCGCGGCCGACGCCGACGTGACCGTCCAGAGCCTGAGCCAGGGCTCCGCCAACGAGCAGATCCAGGACGTGCGCCCGATAGGCTTCAGCGTGCAGACGCAGGGCACCTACGGCGACACGATGCAGTTCCTCGCCGGCCTCGAGGGCCTGCAGCGCTTCACGAAGATCGGCAGGGTCTCGCTGGCGCTGGAGGACAACACCTCGACCGACCCGCTGCTCAACGCGTCCTACGACTTCACCGTCTACGTCTACACGGGCGACGACCCAGGGGAGCTGGAGTAG
- a CDS encoding DnaB-like helicase C-terminal domain-containing protein — protein AMGRERAARVADAVSCEELRVLAESEIYWDEISSIEPDGVEEVFDLTVPGLHNFVANDIVVHNSIEQDADLVMFIYRDEYYDPHSEKHGIAEIIIGKQRNGPTGSLEVQFHNSHVRFNDLARTG, from the coding sequence GCGATGGGCCGTGAGCGCGCGGCGCGCGTAGCCGATGCGGTCTCGTGCGAGGAGCTGCGGGTCCTGGCCGAGAGCGAGATCTACTGGGACGAGATCTCGTCGATCGAGCCGGACGGCGTCGAGGAGGTCTTCGATCTCACCGTCCCGGGGCTGCACAACTTCGTGGCGAACGACATCGTCGTGCACAACTCGATCGAGCAGGACGCGGACCTCGTGATGTTCATCTACCGCGACGAGTACTACGACCCGCACTCCGAGAAGCACGGCATCGCCGAGATCATCATCGGCAAGCAGCGCAACGGGCCCACCGGCTCGCTCGAGGTCCAGTTCCACAACTCGCACGTGCGGTTCAACGACCTGGCGCGGACGGGGTAG